A DNA window from Methanococcus voltae PS contains the following coding sequences:
- the minD gene encoding cell division ATPase MinD, whose translation MNLVDSKKNEAIKIAMVSGKGGTGKSTICANLALALSKYGKDVVVVDTDVNMANLELIVGMEGMPITLNSVIAGNADITQAIYEYSENMRVVPAGVSLDELKFDNSAELEIIIERLDSMCEVLLIDCPAGLNQDVNSIISSADHVIVIVTPDITSVSDAIKLINLSTKLETSVLGAVVNKVTNDSSELTTKAIETILELPVVASVPQDDTVRANAAYGVLSVEKQPESGLSNSIMELAAKLTGNRYIPQKGPSSSLVDKIKRLFKR comes from the coding sequence ATGAATCTGGTAGATTCTAAGAAAAACGAGGCCATTAAGATAGCAATGGTTTCGGGTAAGGGCGGCACAGGGAAATCTACTATATGTGCAAATTTAGCACTCGCTTTATCAAAATATGGTAAAGACGTTGTAGTAGTGGATACCGACGTTAATATGGCAAATTTAGAATTAATTGTCGGTATGGAAGGAATGCCCATTACATTAAACTCAGTTATAGCGGGTAATGCAGATATTACCCAGGCAATATATGAATACTCAGAAAATATGAGAGTAGTGCCCGCAGGTGTTTCACTGGACGAATTGAAATTTGACAATTCTGCAGAACTTGAAATAATTATTGAAAGATTGGACTCCATGTGTGAAGTATTGTTAATAGATTGTCCAGCAGGATTAAATCAGGATGTTAATTCAATAATTTCTTCCGCGGACCATGTTATTGTTATTGTTACCCCAGATATAACATCAGTATCTGATGCAATAAAATTGATAAATTTGTCTACAAAATTAGAAACTAGTGTTTTAGGGGCAGTTGTAAATAAAGTAACAAATGATAGTTCAGAATTAACCACTAAAGCTATTGAAACCATTTTGGAACTTCCAGTAGTTGCTTCAGTACCGCAGGATGATACGGTTAGAGCGAATGCTGCATATGGTGTTTTGTCAGTGGAAAAACAACCTGAATCAGGTTTATCAAACTCGATTATGGAATTAGCTGCAAAATTAACAGGAAACAGGTATATACCACAAAAAGGGCCTAGTTCATCATTAGTTGATAAAATTAAGCGCTTATTTAAAAGATAA
- a CDS encoding glycosyltransferase family 2 protein: protein MKTVVVIPAYNEEKNIYGLLNDLTYVGVDIIVINDGSTDKTYEIASKFINTYYTNSKKLNKLNKLNNINSFSGYNVSNEDYNFKKDKKSKEISIKLINEKKNKGKANAIKLGTEYALKNNYEAVVYMDADYQHEPYDVPKLLNLLSKKDVDAVFGVRSYSKVPFFRNITNQMANISISMISSHYLQKKIWLKDVQCGFKAIKLKHLENINYGNNYSLEHILTLELLRKNIKLEQVSISTNYHENAVSDITFKKGVEIFLEVIKYVKNNNKCKIKCNNKCKSNYIAEYETTDKN, encoded by the coding sequence ATGAAGACTGTAGTAGTAATACCTGCATATAACGAAGAAAAAAACATATACGGACTATTAAACGACCTGACATATGTTGGTGTGGATATTATCGTCATCAATGATGGAAGTACAGATAAAACTTACGAAATTGCATCAAAATTTATAAATACATATTATACTAATTCAAAAAAATTAAATAAATTAAATAAATTAAATAATATAAATAGTTTTTCGGGATATAATGTTTCAAATGAAGATTATAACTTTAAAAAAGACAAAAAATCCAAAGAAATATCCATTAAATTAATAAATGAAAAGAAAAATAAAGGAAAAGCTAATGCTATTAAATTAGGCACAGAATACGCTTTAAAAAATAATTATGAAGCGGTTGTCTATATGGATGCGGATTATCAGCATGAACCTTATGATGTACCCAAATTACTAAATTTATTAAGTAAAAAAGATGTTGACGCAGTTTTTGGAGTTAGAAGTTACTCAAAAGTACCATTCTTTAGAAATATAACTAATCAAATGGCCAATATTAGCATATCTATGATTTCTTCGCACTACTTGCAGAAGAAAATATGGTTAAAGGACGTACAATGCGGTTTTAAGGCCATTAAATTAAAGCACTTGGAAAATATAAATTATGGTAATAATTATAGTTTAGAACATATCCTAACTTTAGAATTACTAAGAAAAAATATCAAATTAGAACAGGTTTCGATATCTACTAATTATCATGAGAACGCAGTATCTGATATTACATTCAAAAAAGGAGTAGAAATATTTTTAGAAGTTATAAAATACGTTAAAAACAATAATAAATGTAAAATTAAATGTAATAATAAATGTAAATCAAATTATATTGCAGAGTACGAAACTACGGATAAAAATTAG
- a CDS encoding chorismate mutase, whose translation MSSKKRLQTVRNSINEIDEKIIELMAKRTQLAPEIATLKFSLDMDIMDSSREKDVYAKTREISKKYDFDSEIAIEVMKILIEQNKKLQLKQLEKLKLESKPISKSNLKSE comes from the coding sequence ATGTCTTCCAAAAAGAGACTTCAAACGGTTAGGAACTCTATAAATGAAATCGATGAAAAAATCATTGAACTAATGGCGAAAAGAACACAACTAGCGCCAGAGATTGCAACTTTAAAATTTTCTTTAGATATGGATATAATGGATTCATCTCGTGAAAAAGATGTATATGCTAAAACACGTGAAATATCTAAAAAATACGACTTTGATTCAGAAATTGCAATTGAAGTTATGAAAATTTTAATTGAGCAAAATAAGAAACTTCAACTTAAACAGTTGGAAAAATTAAAATTAGAATCAAAACCAATATCAAAATCTAATCTTAAATCAGAATAA
- a CDS encoding 30S ribosomal protein S17e has translation MGRIRQTFIKRTGDELVERFAEKFTTDFDSNKKAVEEVALIETKTLRNRVAGYVTAKVKKMQAKA, from the coding sequence TTGGGAAGAATAAGACAAACATTTATTAAAAGAACTGGCGATGAACTCGTAGAAAGATTTGCAGAAAAATTCACAACCGACTTCGATAGCAACAAAAAGGCTGTTGAAGAAGTGGCTTTAATCGAAACTAAAACACTCAGAAACAGAGTTGCTGGTTACGTTACTGCCAAAGTTAAAAAAATGCAAGCAAAAGCATAA
- the dapA gene encoding 4-hydroxy-tetrahydrodipicolinate synthase — MQGVFPAIITPFKEGKVDFEGLKSNIDFLIENGVSGIVPVGTTGESPTLTSVEHNQVIEKAVEFADGRVKVIAGTGSNSTAEAMEFSEHAEDVGADGILLISPYYNKPTQEGLKRHFGAIAEATNIPMVLYNVPSRTALNIEPETVKYLYNEYDTVQAVKEANPSMSQVSEIKDLCDINILSGNDELTLPIMALGGSGVISVVANIVPKEFVEMVELAKAGKFAEAQKIHYELFPLMKSMFLETNPIPIKTAMNLMSKPSGELRLPLTEMADANREILKKSLNDLKLI; from the coding sequence ATGCAAGGAGTATTTCCAGCCATTATTACTCCTTTCAAAGAAGGAAAGGTTGACTTTGAAGGTTTAAAAAGTAATATAGATTTTTTAATAGAAAACGGCGTTAGTGGTATTGTTCCAGTAGGTACTACGGGAGAATCCCCTACTTTAACATCTGTGGAACATAATCAGGTGATTGAAAAAGCTGTTGAATTTGCAGACGGAAGGGTAAAAGTTATTGCAGGTACGGGTTCAAACTCAACTGCGGAAGCTATGGAATTTTCAGAACATGCTGAAGACGTAGGCGCTGACGGCATTCTTTTGATAAGCCCTTACTATAACAAACCAACTCAAGAAGGTTTAAAAAGGCATTTTGGAGCTATTGCGGAAGCTACAAACATCCCAATGGTTTTATACAATGTACCGTCAAGAACTGCACTTAACATTGAACCGGAAACTGTTAAATACTTATATAATGAGTATGACACCGTTCAAGCTGTTAAAGAAGCTAATCCAAGTATGTCACAAGTTTCAGAAATAAAGGATTTATGTGATATAAACATATTATCTGGAAATGATGAATTAACATTACCTATTATGGCTTTAGGCGGTAGTGGGGTTATCAGTGTTGTAGCAAACATCGTTCCTAAGGAATTTGTTGAAATGGTGGAACTTGCAAAAGCAGGTAAATTCGCAGAAGCTCAGAAAATTCATTACGAGTTGTTCCCATTAATGAAAAGTATGTTCTTAGAAACAAACCCAATTCCTATTAAAACAGCTATGAACTTGATGAGTAAACCTTCGGGAGAACTTAGATTACCTTTAACAGAAATGGCCGATGCAAACAGGGAAATTCTTAAAAAATCCTTGAATGATTTGAAATTAATTTAA
- the gatC gene encoding Asp-tRNA(Asn) amidotransferase subunit GatC — MVEIEKIQKQANEIVEKFSDVLENFSLDVEEEYYILENKNVLREGDEAKLDPSFRENALKVAPKTKDGSIVVEKSKWSQ, encoded by the coding sequence ATGGTCGAAATTGAAAAAATTCAAAAACAGGCCAATGAAATTGTTGAAAAGTTTTCAGATGTTCTTGAAAATTTTTCATTGGATGTTGAAGAAGAATATTATATTCTTGAAAATAAAAATGTTTTGAGAGAAGGAGACGAGGCAAAACTTGACCCTTCATTCAGAGAAAACGCATTAAAAGTTGCTCCAAAAACAAAAGACGGCTCAATTGTTGTTGAAAAAAGTAAATGGAGTCAATAA
- the hemC gene encoding hydroxymethylbilane synthase — translation MALNIRIGTRGSKLAMVQTDYVNELLKKEIKNQDTKIQGNNDDITTEIIKIKTVGDKDQNKKLADLGIGVFTKEIDKSMLLNETDIAVHSLKDVPTLWSDELIIRSVPPRESHNDLLIWKKDRELNVFQDDIIVGTSSIRRAAFLEVRYPNLKVKLLRGNVQTRMKKLEEEEYDAIIMAEAGLNRLNVSLENYNYEVLDMLPAPAQGAIGIATRKADKEINEIVKLLDDKKTHIEVLAERSALKEYGGGCQAPFGALAVYDTEENVLSLTCDLVFEAKGKKVLVSKESFVYCDVDDFEKGMDLGKSLGKLLKDNENEILGIRPSQ, via the coding sequence TTGGCATTAAATATTAGGATAGGTACTAGGGGAAGCAAATTAGCAATGGTACAAACAGATTACGTAAATGAATTGTTAAAAAAAGAAATCAAAAACCAAGATACTAAAATTCAAGGTAACAACGACGATATTACTACTGAAATCATAAAAATTAAGACAGTCGGGGATAAGGACCAAAATAAAAAGCTCGCAGATTTGGGCATTGGTGTATTTACAAAAGAAATCGATAAGAGTATGTTATTGAACGAAACTGATATTGCAGTACACAGTTTAAAGGACGTTCCCACACTTTGGAGCGATGAATTAATTATAAGGTCAGTTCCTCCTAGAGAAAGCCATAACGATTTATTGATTTGGAAGAAAGATAGGGAATTAAACGTTTTCCAGGACGATATCATAGTGGGAACCTCAAGTATAAGAAGAGCTGCATTCTTAGAAGTAAGATACCCAAATTTAAAGGTAAAATTGTTACGTGGTAATGTTCAAACCAGAATGAAAAAATTGGAAGAAGAAGAGTACGACGCAATAATAATGGCAGAAGCTGGTTTAAACAGATTAAATGTCAGCCTAGAAAATTATAATTATGAAGTTTTAGACATGTTACCTGCTCCTGCTCAAGGGGCAATTGGAATTGCTACAAGAAAAGCAGATAAAGAAATAAATGAAATCGTGAAATTATTAGATGATAAAAAAACCCACATTGAAGTATTGGCTGAACGTAGCGCTTTAAAAGAATATGGTGGCGGTTGTCAAGCACCTTTTGGAGCTTTAGCAGTTTATGACACTGAAGAAAACGTTTTATCACTTACCTGCGACTTAGTTTTTGAGGCAAAGGGTAAAAAGGTATTGGTATCTAAAGAAAGCTTCGTGTATTGTGACGTTGATGACTTTGAAAAAGGAATGGATTTAGGTAAAAGTCTCGGAAAATTATTGAAAGACAATGAAAATGAAATTTTAGGAATAAGACCTAGTCAATAA
- the fsa gene encoding fructose-6-phosphate aldolase, whose product MKFFLDTANVEKIKEFNDLGLVDGVTTNPSLVAKEGRDFHEVITEICSIVDGPVSAEVIALDAEGMVKEARELVKIAENVVIKIPMTKEGMNAVNTLSKEGIKTNVTLVFSANQALLAAKAGATYVSPFVGRLDDIGQDGMQLIQEIVEVFSNYGIATEIIVASVRHPMHVLESARIGADIATIPFDVLAKLFNHPLTDNGIEKFLKDWEGHMNRK is encoded by the coding sequence ATGAAATTCTTTTTAGATACCGCAAACGTTGAAAAAATTAAAGAATTTAATGACTTAGGTTTAGTTGATGGAGTTACAACAAACCCAAGTTTAGTTGCAAAAGAAGGAAGAGATTTCCACGAAGTTATCACAGAAATCTGCAGTATTGTAGACGGTCCAGTAAGCGCTGAAGTAATCGCTTTAGATGCTGAAGGAATGGTTAAAGAAGCAAGAGAATTGGTTAAAATCGCAGAAAACGTTGTTATTAAAATACCTATGACAAAAGAAGGTATGAACGCTGTAAATACATTGTCAAAAGAAGGCATCAAAACAAACGTTACATTAGTTTTCTCAGCTAACCAAGCTTTATTAGCTGCAAAAGCAGGTGCAACCTATGTTTCACCATTCGTAGGAAGATTGGACGATATCGGACAAGATGGTATGCAATTAATCCAAGAAATAGTTGAAGTATTTTCAAACTATGGAATTGCAACTGAAATTATCGTAGCTTCAGTTAGACATCCTATGCACGTTTTAGAATCAGCAAGAATCGGCGCAGATATTGCAACAATCCCATTCGACGTTTTAGCTAAATTATTCAACCACCCATTAACCGATAATGGTATTGAAAAATTCTTAAAAGACTGGGAAGGACACATGAACAGAAAATAA
- a CDS encoding DUF2119 family protein has product MTDLQKQNLQKPQINHKLIVGGLHGDEGQDLKPIFDKFDNYLSIKYNLNDKFINSENSEITVIPHLNKNYDEKYISTISKGFLNTNAGKNLTKLLNENSPNFYIEVHTYEKASYKNLTNEQRYNKTGVPPLVDISNNILVASVSPLYRNLLSKNTFCMTLEVPKWKLKDDGINNQTEKEDLIDEIISIFKMVLVSNSKDELINKLFYEYPNMQKAKNLAIKYNMVFL; this is encoded by the coding sequence ATGACTGATTTACAAAAACAAAATTTACAAAAACCCCAAATTAATCACAAATTAATCGTAGGCGGTCTACACGGTGATGAAGGTCAAGATTTAAAGCCAATTTTTGATAAATTTGATAATTACTTATCTATTAAATATAATTTAAATGATAAGTTTATAAATTCAGAAAATTCGGAAATTACGGTAATTCCCCACTTAAATAAAAATTATGACGAGAAATACATATCTACGATTTCAAAAGGTTTTTTAAATACAAATGCAGGTAAAAATTTAACAAAATTGTTAAATGAAAATTCTCCGAATTTCTATATTGAAGTTCATACTTATGAAAAGGCAAGTTATAAAAATTTAACAAATGAACAAAGATATAATAAAACAGGAGTGCCTCCATTAGTAGACATTTCAAATAATATACTAGTCGCATCGGTTAGTCCCTTGTATCGAAATTTATTAAGCAAAAATACTTTTTGTATGACTTTGGAAGTGCCAAAATGGAAACTGAAAGATGATGGAATTAATAACCAAACGGAAAAAGAAGATTTAATCGATGAAATAATTTCTATATTTAAAATGGTTTTAGTTTCAAATTCAAAAGATGAATTAATTAATAAATTGTTTTATGAATATCCAAATATGCAAAAAGCGAAAAATCTTGCAATAAAATACAATATGGTATTTTTATAG
- a CDS encoding molybdenum cofactor guanylyltransferase — translation MISAIILSGGKASRMGGEKSFRKTPDENKYLIEKVADILLDMDLPFVTVFKNPKFMNDNSEEIEKQTYFKNKYRQPITWDTIAGKGPLIGIYEGMKISKGDWILVLPCDMPYISKNAIEKLISKVELAEKGGYDCIVPKHKNGFIEPLFSLYHISSIKKLENIVNEIKESGKSAPIRLLIDSLNPLYVDAHEIDINQKTYVNINTFEDFESLKKLK, via the coding sequence ATGATTTCAGCAATTATATTATCCGGCGGTAAAGCTTCAAGAATGGGTGGCGAAAAGTCATTTAGGAAAACCCCTGACGAAAATAAGTACCTAATTGAAAAGGTTGCCGACATCTTATTAGATATGGATTTACCGTTCGTTACAGTATTTAAAAACCCCAAATTTATGAATGATAACTCTGAAGAAATTGAAAAGCAGACCTATTTTAAAAATAAATACAGACAACCGATAACATGGGATACCATTGCAGGAAAAGGTCCATTAATTGGAATATATGAAGGTATGAAAATCTCGAAAGGAGATTGGATATTGGTATTGCCCTGTGATATGCCTTACATATCAAAAAACGCTATTGAAAAATTAATTAGCAAGGTAGAACTTGCCGAAAAAGGTGGATACGATTGTATAGTTCCAAAACATAAGAATGGGTTTATAGAACCTCTTTTTTCATTGTACCATATATCATCCATTAAAAAACTTGAAAATATCGTTAATGAAATCAAAGAATCTGGAAAATCTGCCCCTATTAGGTTATTAATAGATAGTTTGAATCCACTTTACGTAGATGCTCACGAAATAGATATAAATCAAAAAACTTACGTAAATATAAATACTTTTGAAGATTTCGAGAGTCTAAAAAAATTAAAATAA
- a CDS encoding peptidylprolyl isomerase yields MEKGTFVKISYEGYTDGKLFDTTSEELATENGIHNPKMVYGPVTIPAGEGMMLKGLDDLVVEMEVGEEKEIELAPENAFGKRDSSLVKIVPAKEFKKHNVQPIQGMSVNLDGKVGKIASVNGGRILVDFNHELAGKTVNYKVKVEEVVSEQEDIAKEVVKLFMPQLKADELKAKVTKSTVTVTLPEKAAFIENIQMAKLGIANELMKRLEVEKVSLVDTFVKRKEEKE; encoded by the coding sequence ATGGAAAAAGGAACCTTTGTAAAAATTTCATATGAAGGATACACCGACGGTAAATTATTCGACACAACAAGTGAAGAGTTAGCAACAGAAAACGGAATTCACAACCCTAAAATGGTATATGGACCTGTTACAATACCTGCTGGTGAAGGAATGATGTTAAAAGGTTTAGACGACCTTGTAGTTGAAATGGAAGTTGGAGAAGAAAAAGAAATTGAATTAGCTCCTGAAAACGCTTTCGGTAAAAGAGACTCATCATTAGTTAAAATCGTACCTGCAAAAGAATTCAAGAAACACAACGTACAACCTATTCAAGGAATGTCTGTAAACTTAGATGGTAAAGTTGGTAAAATCGCAAGTGTAAACGGCGGTAGAATCTTAGTAGATTTCAACCACGAATTAGCTGGAAAAACAGTAAACTACAAAGTTAAAGTTGAAGAAGTAGTTTCAGAACAAGAAGACATTGCAAAAGAAGTTGTAAAATTATTCATGCCACAATTAAAAGCTGACGAATTAAAAGCAAAAGTTACAAAATCAACAGTTACTGTAACACTTCCTGAAAAAGCTGCTTTCATTGAAAATATTCAAATGGCTAAATTAGGAATTGCAAACGAATTAATGAAAAGATTAGAAGTTGAAAAAGTTTCATTAGTAGATACATTCGTAAAAAGAAAAGAAGAAAAAGAATAA
- a CDS encoding sodium-dependent transporter encodes MTRETWNSKRGFIATAIGSAVGLGNIWMFPWRVGTEGGAAFLIPYIILLVSIGIVALTVEWTLGRMTKGGPVVAFEKAGLPFGKYFGILGNFTMFLVFAFYSLIIGWMIMYLSNMLFGGLSAVDAGQFLASQAFSPSMAMWQFVGIAITIFIVSKGVKRGIEKANNFMTPVLYILLILLTINSLMLPGVNEGLSFYLLPDMEKLFSPGTWMIALSQMFFSLSCLGTTMVVYGSYLKEKEDIPVSAVVTAFGDTLVAFLAGLIIFPAVFSFGFAPEAGPTLIFAILPEVFQQMPGGLYIGILFFLALLFAGITSSVSMLEVCVEAVMSKTNISRTLAAIGLGLAVFLVSLPSLLGVTLFGMPYFDFIIYISTVLIGPLGALLAALALGKIGIDKAYEHIQRGASVKIPKIWKPWAKYFYPIVVLVIYLYTLVNGG; translated from the coding sequence ATGACTCGTGAAACTTGGAATTCTAAAAGAGGTTTTATTGCAACTGCAATTGGTTCAGCAGTTGGTTTGGGCAATATATGGATGTTTCCGTGGAGGGTAGGAACCGAAGGCGGTGCAGCATTCTTAATTCCTTATATTATATTGTTAGTATCAATTGGTATTGTAGCCTTAACCGTAGAATGGACATTAGGTAGAATGACAAAAGGCGGTCCAGTAGTAGCTTTCGAGAAGGCAGGACTTCCATTTGGTAAATATTTTGGAATATTGGGTAATTTTACAATGTTTTTAGTTTTTGCATTTTATTCCCTTATTATCGGTTGGATGATAATGTATTTATCAAATATGCTATTTGGCGGTCTAAGTGCAGTCGACGCAGGTCAATTTTTAGCGTCTCAGGCATTTAGTCCATCAATGGCAATGTGGCAATTTGTAGGGATAGCCATAACGATTTTTATCGTTTCTAAGGGTGTAAAAAGGGGTATCGAGAAAGCAAATAATTTTATGACGCCTGTGTTATATATTTTGCTTATACTCTTAACAATAAACAGTTTAATGTTACCTGGAGTTAATGAAGGACTTTCATTTTACTTATTACCTGATATGGAAAAGTTATTTAGTCCGGGAACTTGGATGATAGCATTATCGCAAATGTTCTTCTCATTGAGCTGTCTAGGTACAACGATGGTTGTTTATGGTAGTTACTTAAAAGAAAAAGAAGATATACCAGTTTCAGCAGTTGTAACAGCCTTTGGGGACACACTAGTGGCATTTTTAGCAGGTTTAATCATTTTCCCGGCTGTATTTTCATTTGGATTTGCACCGGAAGCAGGACCTACTTTAATATTTGCAATCTTACCTGAAGTATTCCAGCAAATGCCGGGCGGTCTATACATTGGAATTTTGTTCTTCCTAGCTTTATTGTTTGCAGGAATTACGTCCTCAGTTTCCATGTTAGAAGTTTGTGTTGAAGCGGTAATGTCAAAAACAAATATTAGCAGGACTTTAGCAGCTATAGGTTTAGGTTTAGCGGTATTTTTGGTAAGCCTGCCATCCCTTTTAGGTGTAACTTTGTTTGGAATGCCATATTTTGACTTTATAATCTACATATCCACTGTACTTATAGGTCCTTTAGGTGCATTACTTGCAGCACTTGCATTGGGCAAAATTGGTATTGATAAGGCATACGAACATATACAACGCGGTGCAAGTGTAAAAATCCCAAAAATATGGAAACCGTGGGCTAAATACTTTTACCCTATAGTAGTGCTCGTAATCTACTTGTATACGTTGGTAAATGGCGGATAA
- a CDS encoding tryptophan synthase subunit alpha, with translation MESIQITKKESEKPELKSKEVCEYYYSYVLGYPNIKESAKLLNNLINSETGEKNVNFVLKIPFSDPGAETDAEKYLCEEALKNGFEVKKMFDELKNIDFSNKNKTVLYTYYNIAYVKGLDNFIKTIKEMGFTHIHIPDIPYKESEELLNICEKYGLKPILAISPNLDESKIKIINDKVKSIDGMLLLNLTTGNMMDIFNTEIMASHMKNISNIYDCETIVNCMFESELVDKSHEYFEGTLVSDNLAILLKEYGSEEKIELKIMDYLLKK, from the coding sequence ATGGAATCAATTCAAATTACAAAAAAAGAATCAGAAAAACCCGAATTAAAATCGAAAGAAGTATGTGAATATTATTATTCTTATGTTTTAGGATATCCAAATATCAAAGAGTCTGCAAAATTATTAAATAACTTAATAAATTCTGAAACTGGCGAAAAAAACGTAAACTTTGTATTAAAAATACCTTTCAGTGACCCAGGGGCAGAAACTGATGCAGAGAAGTATTTATGTGAAGAAGCTTTAAAAAATGGTTTTGAAGTCAAAAAAATGTTTGATGAATTAAAAAACATTGATTTTAGTAATAAAAATAAAACTGTACTCTATACTTATTACAACATTGCATACGTAAAAGGTTTAGACAATTTTATAAAAACTATTAAAGAAATGGGCTTTACTCATATTCATATCCCCGATATACCTTATAAAGAATCTGAAGAATTATTGAATATCTGTGAAAAATATGGCTTAAAACCAATACTAGCAATATCTCCGAACTTGGATGAATCAAAAATAAAGATAATAAACGATAAAGTAAAATCAATCGACGGAATGTTGTTATTAAATTTAACAACTGGAAATATGATGGATATATTTAATACTGAAATCATGGCTTCACACATGAAAAACATTTCAAATATTTATGATTGTGAAACAATTGTAAACTGTATGTTTGAAAGTGAGTTAGTTGATAAATCGCACGAATATTTTGAAGGTACACTCGTATCTGATAATTTAGCAATTTTATTGAAAGAATATGGTTCAGAAGAAAAAATAGAATTAAAAATTATGGATTATTTATTAAAAAAATAA
- the trpB gene encoding tryptophan synthase subunit beta, whose protein sequence is MKNDKTQNTQKRQSKNLKSIEDYIDAENGKLGKFGGYGGQYVPETMIPVLEELEEQYFQYRDDEDFQNELTYYLTQYAGRETPLYYAKELTEKLGGAKIYLKREDLLHGGAHKTNNTLGQALLAKKMGKKRLIAETGAGQHGVGTAMVGALFGLKTEVFMGRIDVERQQPNVSRMELMGAKVTPVDEGSKVLKDAVNKALEEFVKNFADTHYLVGSVVGPHPFPLIVRDFQSVIGKEAKKQIMEQEGRLPDHLVACIGGGSNAIGLFHAFLNDKDVTMTGVEPAGKGLDTKEHGAAVTKGKKGVFHGMMSYFMQNDDGQIEEAYSISAGLDYPGVGPEHAHLNDIGRIQYTGATDKEALNAFKTLCQCEGIIPAMESSHAIAHAINVAGEMDKDEVMVVNLSGRGDKDLDNALKHLKMYDMI, encoded by the coding sequence ATGAAAAATGATAAAACTCAAAACACTCAAAAAAGACAATCAAAAAATTTAAAAAGCATCGAAGATTATATTGACGCCGAAAATGGAAAGTTGGGAAAATTCGGGGGTTACGGTGGTCAATACGTACCTGAAACAATGATTCCAGTACTCGAAGAGCTCGAAGAGCAGTATTTTCAATATAGGGATGATGAAGATTTTCAAAATGAGCTTACGTATTATTTAACACAATATGCAGGTAGGGAAACTCCTCTTTATTACGCAAAAGAATTAACCGAGAAACTTGGCGGTGCTAAAATCTACTTAAAAAGAGAGGATTTATTGCACGGTGGCGCTCACAAAACAAATAACACCTTAGGTCAGGCATTACTTGCTAAAAAAATGGGTAAAAAAAGGTTAATTGCTGAAACTGGCGCAGGTCAACATGGCGTTGGTACAGCAATGGTGGGAGCACTATTTGGTTTAAAAACAGAAGTTTTCATGGGTAGAATCGACGTAGAAAGACAACAACCAAACGTTTCAAGAATGGAATTAATGGGTGCAAAAGTAACCCCTGTCGATGAAGGTTCAAAAGTTTTAAAAGATGCCGTAAACAAGGCTTTGGAAGAATTTGTTAAGAATTTTGCAGATACGCACTATTTGGTTGGCTCAGTGGTTGGACCTCACCCATTCCCTTTGATTGTGAGAGATTTCCAATCTGTAATAGGTAAAGAAGCTAAAAAACAAATAATGGAGCAAGAAGGTAGATTACCTGACCATTTAGTAGCTTGTATTGGTGGTGGAAGTAATGCAATAGGTTTATTCCACGCCTTTTTAAATGATAAGGATGTTACGATGACTGGTGTAGAACCTGCAGGAAAAGGTTTAGATACAAAAGAGCACGGTGCAGCAGTTACTAAAGGTAAAAAAGGAGTATTCCACGGTATGATGTCATATTTCATGCAAAATGACGACGGTCAGATTGAAGAAGCTTACAGTATTTCCGCAGGGTTGGATTATCCAGGGGTTGGTCCAGAACATGCACACTTAAATGACATTGGAAGAATTCAGTACACAGGAGCAACGGATAAGGAAGCTTTAAACGCGTTTAAAACACTCTGCCAATGTGAAGGAATTATCCCTGCAATGGAGTCATCACATGCCATAGCTCACGCTATTAATGTAGCGGGAGAAATGGACAAAGACGAAGTAATGGTTGTTAATTTATCTGGTAGAGGGGATAAGGATTTAGATAACGCTTTAAAACACTTAAAAATGTACGATATGATTTAA